One genomic region from Yarrowia lipolytica chromosome 1C, complete sequence encodes:
- a CDS encoding uncharacterized protein (Compare to YALI0C24376g, weakly similar to uniprot|Q10140 Schizosaccharomyces pombe Hypothetical protein C3H8.04 in chromosome I) produces the protein MPDPHRPANVNYESVFDDEEKETTKDESHPPTPTKTTPSRRTSLGHQSLVGSYEESLLSGRMSASTSKTVPFHAGIGVLGKGGCNKLLRCPKQINMSFNAGFVVWEDIANTSSLVSATGSPYVGIISLTEYYQARFARREKRKTTQGEPSERTRVKTFPGYRIPPVGQLQVVVSNLQKTAVKLFLIPYNVAEMPSGTRTFIRQKVYSASSTPGSKGTLVHAAHIPIVRLDNDKLYLCGDIRLVFQNRVLNGGAMNDTTLTSQEPSKDNNDFTKHYLGLGRSKDNMVIEEMMGGWSKVSETPACSQ, from the coding sequence ATGCCTGACCCCCACAGACCTGCAAACGTCAACTACGAGAGCGTTTTTGACGACgaagaaaaagagacgACCAAAGATGAGTCACATCCACCCACACCCACAAAGACCACCCCCTCTCGCAGAACGTCGCTGGGCCACCAGTCGCTAGTGGGCTCTTATGAGGAGTCGCTACTGTCAGGCAGGATGTCTGCTTCGACATCAAAAACAGTCCCTTTCCATGCAGGTATTGGAGTTCTTGGTAAAGGGGGCTgcaacaagctgctgcGATGTCCCAAGCAGATCAATATGTCCTTCAACGCTGGCTTTGTGGTCTGGGAAGACATTGCAAACACCAGCTCGCTCGTCTCAGCCACAGGAAGCCCCTACGTGGGCATAATTTCTCTAACAGAGTACTACCAGGCCCGGTTTGCCAGGAGAGAGAAACGAAAAACGACACAAGGAGAGCCCAGTGAAAGGACCAGAGTCAAAACGTTTCCAGGATACCGGATACCTCCCGTGGGCCAGCTCCAAGTGGTGGTATCCAACCTGCAAAAGACAGCAGTCAAGCTCTTTCTGATACCCTACAACGTTGCTGAAATGCCCAGCGGCACCCGAACATTTATTCGGCAAAAGGTCTATTCTGCATCGAGCACCCCTGGCTCCAAAGGCACCCTAGTCCATGCTGCACACATTCCTATCGTTCGTCTGGACAATGACAAGCTGTATCTTTGCGGGGACATTCGTCTGGTGTTCCAGAACCGAGTGTTGAACGGTGGTGCAATGAACGACACGACCTTAACTTCTCAGGAGCCTTCCAAGGACAATAACGATTTCACCAAGCACTACCTAGGCCTCGGGAGATCAAAGGACAACATGGTgattgaggagatgatgggcGGATGGTCCAAGGTGTCTGAGACACCAGCATGTTCACAATGA